In one Amaranthus tricolor cultivar Red isolate AtriRed21 chromosome 8, ASM2621246v1, whole genome shotgun sequence genomic region, the following are encoded:
- the LOC130820197 gene encoding protein transport protein Sec61 subunit gamma-1 encodes MDAIDQVFDPLRDFAKDSVRLVKRCHKPDRKEFTKVAFRTAIGFVVMGFVGFFVKLIFIPINNIIVGST; translated from the exons ATGGATGCTATTGACCAAGTTTTTGATCCATTGAGAGATTTCGCTAAGGACAGTGTTCGTCTCGTTAAGCGTTGCCACAAACCCGATCGCAAAG AATTTACAAAAGTTGCCTTCCGTACTGCTATTGGGTTCGTGGTTATGGGATTTGTTGGATTCTTCGTCAAACTTATCTTTATTCCCATCAACAATATCATTGTTGGATCTACTTAA